A region from the Mustela erminea isolate mMusErm1 chromosome 10, mMusErm1.Pri, whole genome shotgun sequence genome encodes:
- the LOC116567523 gene encoding splicing factor 3A subunit 1-like, whose protein sequence is MEDQIFSKCLREESDATGLKEDVEEIPVPEERETCDMKEEDATLHEGRETREMKDKKEKVTLSDRKTCEMKDGEEAISSESNEKAEACESVEEEEPIRMFPPPTAITPHSMFPPPTAITPHSVFPPPTAITPHSVFPPPNGQTVFSPPGGYLF, encoded by the exons ATGGAG GATCAAATATTTAGTAAGTGCCTACGTGAAGAGAGCGACGCCACTGGTCTGAAGGAAGATGTGGAGGAAATCCCTGTacctgaggagagggagacatgTGACATGAAAGAGGAAGATGCCACTCTACATGAGGGGAGAGAGACTCGTGAGATGAAAGACAAGAAGGAGAAAGTCACTCTATCCGACAGGAAGACTTGTGAAATGAAGGATGGGGAAGAAGCCATATCCTCTGAATCTAATGAAAAAGCAGAGGCCTGTGAatcagtggaagaggaagaaccaATAAGGATGTTTCCCCCTCCAACCGCCATTACACCTCACTCCATGTTTCCCCCTCCAACCGCCATTACACCTCACAGTGTGTTTCCCCCTCCAACCGCCATTACACCTCACAGCGTGTTTCCCCCTCCGAATGGACAAACTGTATTTTCCCCTCCAGGAGGGTATTTATTCTGA